A region from the Algoriphagus machipongonensis genome encodes:
- a CDS encoding putative type IX sorting system protein PorV2 codes for MLLACMFCLPKDVKSQSIAPKYSNEFLSIGVGARALGMGGAQAAAARDVTAAYWNPAGLLGIQHKYEFTLMHSEYFAGVAQYDYLGFSTPIKSESQVAVSLIRFGVDDIPDTRFLYDANGALNYNNIQFFNAADYALLLSYARDLSDKFKVGMNAKIIHRNVGKFAQAWGFGLDVGGIYVKDRLTAGLMIRDITSTFNAWSHNAELVKEIYAQTDNEVPINSVELTLPRAIASIAYDWKLGSNFNLLTVADLDMTFDGERNTIISTSFMSIDPKIGIEAGFQGIAYLRAGLGNFQYIKDFDGSKSLNIQPSMGLGVVLSQKFQIDYALSDIGNVSDTPYSHVFSVKVSLEKLDPEFRKFKGWDR; via the coding sequence ATGCTTTTGGCTTGTATGTTTTGTTTGCCAAAAGACGTAAAATCCCAATCAATTGCCCCGAAATATTCCAATGAATTCTTAAGTATTGGAGTGGGAGCAAGAGCCCTTGGGATGGGAGGAGCACAAGCCGCAGCGGCAAGAGATGTGACTGCAGCCTATTGGAATCCTGCCGGGCTGCTTGGTATCCAGCATAAATATGAGTTTACCTTAATGCACTCCGAATATTTTGCAGGAGTAGCACAATACGATTATCTGGGCTTTTCTACCCCCATCAAATCAGAAAGCCAGGTAGCAGTATCTCTGATCCGATTTGGAGTGGATGACATTCCTGATACTCGATTTTTATATGATGCCAACGGGGCCCTGAATTATAATAATATTCAATTCTTCAATGCGGCCGATTATGCCTTGTTATTGAGCTATGCCCGGGATTTATCTGATAAATTTAAAGTGGGTATGAATGCCAAAATCATCCATAGAAATGTAGGGAAATTCGCCCAAGCTTGGGGATTTGGATTGGATGTAGGAGGTATTTATGTGAAAGATCGATTGACAGCTGGATTAATGATTAGAGATATTACTTCCACCTTTAATGCCTGGTCACATAATGCAGAATTGGTCAAGGAGATTTATGCTCAAACTGATAATGAGGTTCCGATTAACTCCGTTGAATTGACTTTACCTCGGGCGATTGCCAGCATAGCCTATGATTGGAAATTGGGTAGCAACTTCAATCTGCTTACTGTGGCTGATTTAGATATGACTTTTGATGGAGAGAGAAATACCATTATCAGCACTTCCTTTATGAGTATTGATCCCAAAATAGGGATAGAAGCTGGATTTCAAGGAATTGCCTATCTAAGAGCAGGTCTTGGAAATTTTCAGTATATCAAGGATTTTGACGGAAGTAAGAGCTTGAATATACAGCCAAGTATGGGGCTTGGGGTAGTGCTAAGCCAAAAATTTCAAATTGATTATGCTCTTTCTGACATTGGTAATGTGTCTGATACTCCTTATTCACATGTCTTTAGCGTGAAAGTAAGTTTGGAGAAACTGGATCCAGAATTTAGAAAATTTAAAGGTTGGGATAGATGA
- a CDS encoding PadR family transcriptional regulator, with protein MNVANTQIQMRKGLLEFCVLHIISRGEVYTSDLIDELTQVQMIVVEGTLYPLLNRLKSASLVQYRWVESESGPPRKYYSITEEGKEFLGTLSTTWTSLVNSTEQITSKN; from the coding sequence ATGAATGTCGCCAACACACAGATTCAAATGCGCAAAGGGCTTCTCGAATTTTGCGTTTTGCACATTATCTCTCGGGGCGAGGTGTATACTTCAGACTTAATAGATGAACTGACTCAAGTGCAGATGATCGTGGTCGAGGGCACACTTTACCCGCTACTCAACAGACTGAAATCTGCCTCATTAGTTCAATACCGATGGGTAGAATCAGAATCAGGTCCACCTCGGAAATATTATTCGATCACCGAGGAAGGTAAAGAATTTCTAGGTACGCTTTCTACTACCTGGACTTCATTAGTCAATTCCACCGAACAAATCACCTCTAAGAATTGA
- a CDS encoding PspC domain-containing protein: MKKTISINISGILFHIEEDGYDSLRKYLDAINKHFSSYKDNHEIISDIENRIAEIFLSNLKNNKQVITAENVEKLIEKMGTIADFATVEEEKIEEEYEKAGPKSEDYYKYVTPPHSEKGGYKKLVRLENKKILGGVCAGIAHYFAIDPLWTRLIGILLLFSGNIRFNSGFFDIFPFDNFRFGLSFGVIAVIAYIVLWVILPVSYEINEDKNIKKLYRNPDDKVLGGVASGLGAYFGVEVIWTRLAFVLLILAGGSGFLIYLVLWIITPVASSITERIQMKGGEITLDNIDTTVKESQNPIPPVPESNTRKILLTPFRVIGQVIEAIGKALGPVGRAILAVIRVLFGLFVFFLGLAITIAPLIAMAVYFGIFTNDDYGVMMDNFPIELFSNLIPVWLVVAASFLLIIPGIIILLLGLSVLAKKNIIGGRMGLVALGLWLLCVGICGFQIPRIVALFKSENWYKSEEVLPVDEGVMILKLNPISDDASFNKVSLKLVGTSDTLVSITKDSFSRGRSKAEAMENAEHIAYNYAVSDSVVTFDEGFDVNSLDSFRDQKVNLILNIPYDRPFIMERSLLEIIRNTIYRNGYRSSDVNQRNVWVFNQAGLVCITCQDKDEEDYDEEEGVEMLDSLSRSQLDSITRLKFADSYFLKD, from the coding sequence ATGAAAAAGACGATAAGCATCAACATCAGTGGAATTCTCTTCCACATCGAAGAAGACGGGTACGATTCCCTTCGGAAGTATCTCGACGCGATCAATAAGCATTTCTCTTCTTATAAAGACAATCACGAAATCATTTCGGATATAGAGAATCGTATTGCCGAAATTTTCCTGAGCAACCTCAAGAACAATAAGCAGGTAATCACCGCAGAAAATGTGGAGAAACTCATTGAAAAAATGGGGACCATTGCTGATTTTGCCACTGTGGAAGAAGAAAAGATTGAGGAAGAATATGAAAAAGCAGGGCCAAAGTCTGAAGATTATTATAAATATGTGACCCCTCCACATTCTGAAAAAGGAGGTTATAAAAAACTGGTCAGATTAGAGAATAAGAAAATTCTGGGTGGAGTTTGTGCTGGTATAGCTCATTATTTTGCCATAGACCCGCTTTGGACTCGTCTGATCGGAATCCTTTTGTTATTCAGTGGAAATATCCGCTTTAACTCAGGATTCTTTGACATTTTCCCTTTTGACAATTTCCGATTCGGTTTAAGTTTCGGCGTCATAGCGGTTATTGCATACATCGTCCTTTGGGTAATTTTACCAGTTTCCTATGAAATCAATGAGGATAAAAACATCAAAAAACTCTATAGAAACCCAGATGATAAAGTGTTGGGTGGAGTTGCTTCCGGACTGGGAGCCTACTTTGGCGTAGAAGTAATATGGACAAGACTTGCCTTTGTACTTCTAATTTTAGCTGGAGGAAGTGGATTCCTGATCTATTTGGTGCTGTGGATAATCACTCCTGTAGCGAGTTCTATCACCGAGCGAATCCAGATGAAAGGTGGAGAAATCACCTTGGATAATATTGACACGACGGTAAAGGAAAGTCAAAACCCAATCCCTCCAGTACCAGAATCTAATACCAGAAAAATTCTTCTTACGCCTTTCCGAGTTATTGGACAGGTGATTGAAGCTATCGGAAAAGCACTAGGCCCTGTTGGCCGTGCAATCTTAGCTGTGATTCGAGTGCTCTTTGGACTCTTTGTATTCTTCTTGGGATTAGCAATAACCATTGCTCCTTTGATTGCAATGGCAGTATACTTCGGTATTTTCACCAATGATGATTACGGAGTGATGATGGATAATTTCCCGATAGAGCTTTTCTCTAACCTGATCCCCGTATGGCTAGTAGTAGCAGCATCTTTCTTATTGATAATTCCAGGAATCATCATCTTGCTATTAGGACTTAGTGTTTTGGCAAAAAAGAATATCATCGGAGGAAGAATGGGCTTGGTAGCATTGGGACTTTGGTTGCTATGCGTAGGTATCTGTGGATTCCAGATTCCAAGAATAGTAGCCCTCTTCAAATCTGAAAACTGGTATAAGAGTGAAGAGGTGCTTCCGGTAGATGAAGGGGTTATGATATTGAAACTGAACCCAATCAGCGATGATGCAAGCTTTAATAAAGTTTCACTAAAACTTGTTGGAACTTCTGACACCCTAGTGAGCATAACCAAAGACTCTTTCTCTAGAGGTAGATCTAAAGCTGAAGCTATGGAGAACGCAGAGCATATTGCTTATAACTATGCAGTTTCAGACTCTGTAGTCACATTTGACGAAGGTTTTGACGTGAATTCTCTCGACAGCTTTAGAGATCAAAAAGTGAATCTGATTCTGAACATACCCTATGATAGACCTTTCATCATGGAAAGATCACTTCTCGAAATTATCAGAAACACGATTTATAGAAATGGATATCGCTCCTCGGATGTGAACCAGCGAAATGTCTGGGTATTTAACCAAGCAGGCTTAGTATGTATCACCTGTCAGGATAAAGACGAAGAGGATTACGATGAAGAGGAGGGTGTGGAAATGTTGGATTCGCTCAGTCGGTCCCAACTGGACAGCATTACCAGACTTAAATTTGCAGATAGTTACTTTTTAAAGGACTAA
- a CDS encoding MBL fold metallo-hydrolase RNA specificity domain-containing protein, producing the protein MDVTVKFLGGAGAVTGSKYLIDLGDFEFLVDCGLYQGAKNLRKRNWDKFPMPPTDMEAIILTHAHLDHVGYLPKLVKQGFKGPIYCTEATAELAKILLLDSGKLQEEEAEYARKKGYSRHESPEPLYTRDDAESVFPQLVPQQFETPFQINPNVSVTYYHAGHILGAAIVKVIVKGDTQEKKLVFSGDLGRYHDPILYPPTRIPKADILWIESTYGDRVSPPVKAEEELGRAIRDTFDRDGLVIIPAFALGRTQLVMYYLYQLMEKGKIPKVPIFLDSPMAINATKLYLDYKNDHQLTACLEEEDHHLFDHPQLHYFRKQEESRSLNEYRGNAIIISASGMATGGRVLHHLFHHLPNEKNSVIFVGYQAYGTRGRRLVDGENEVRIYGREVPVKAKIYQIDGLSAHADQEELMDWAEGFTDRPKITFIIHGEEQSATVLGQKLHDELGWQTVIPQYLESFMLFKNI; encoded by the coding sequence ATGGATGTAACCGTTAAATTTTTAGGAGGTGCCGGAGCAGTTACTGGCTCCAAGTATTTAATAGACCTCGGGGACTTTGAGTTTCTGGTAGATTGTGGGCTTTATCAAGGTGCCAAAAATCTGCGAAAGCGAAACTGGGACAAATTCCCTATGCCCCCCACAGATATGGAGGCAATAATCCTCACCCATGCTCATTTAGATCATGTAGGTTACCTTCCTAAATTAGTAAAGCAAGGTTTTAAAGGCCCCATCTATTGCACAGAAGCGACCGCGGAGCTTGCGAAAATCCTACTCTTAGATTCTGGAAAACTTCAGGAAGAAGAGGCAGAGTATGCCCGAAAGAAAGGCTATTCCAGACATGAATCCCCAGAACCCCTTTACACCAGAGATGATGCGGAGTCAGTTTTTCCGCAGCTAGTTCCCCAACAATTTGAAACACCCTTTCAGATCAACCCGAATGTAAGTGTAACCTATTACCATGCAGGGCATATTTTAGGAGCTGCCATTGTCAAAGTCATCGTCAAAGGAGATACACAGGAGAAAAAGCTAGTCTTCTCCGGAGACTTGGGAAGATACCATGATCCTATACTTTACCCTCCCACCCGTATCCCAAAAGCCGACATATTGTGGATAGAATCCACTTATGGGGACCGGGTAAGCCCGCCAGTCAAAGCGGAGGAGGAATTAGGAAGAGCTATCAGAGATACTTTTGATCGGGACGGACTAGTCATTATTCCCGCATTTGCTTTGGGAAGAACACAGTTAGTCATGTATTACCTATATCAACTGATGGAAAAAGGGAAGATTCCCAAGGTGCCTATATTCTTGGACTCTCCTATGGCAATTAATGCCACCAAGCTCTACTTAGATTACAAAAATGACCATCAGCTCACCGCTTGTTTGGAAGAGGAAGATCATCACTTATTTGATCATCCTCAACTGCATTATTTTCGGAAGCAAGAGGAATCCCGCTCTCTAAATGAGTACAGAGGTAATGCAATCATTATCTCTGCCAGTGGTATGGCCACTGGAGGTCGTGTACTACACCATTTATTCCATCACCTTCCGAATGAGAAAAATAGTGTGATATTCGTGGGATATCAAGCCTATGGGACCAGAGGAAGGAGACTCGTGGATGGAGAAAACGAGGTGAGAATCTATGGTCGTGAAGTTCCTGTCAAAGCCAAAATATATCAAATTGATGGCTTATCCGCTCATGCAGACCAAGAGGAGCTGATGGATTGGGCAGAAGGTTTTACAGACAGACCTAAAATCACTTTTATTATTCATGGTGAAGAACAAAGTGCTACCGTTTTAGGTCAGAAACTTCATGATGAATTAGGCTGGCAAACTGTCATCCCTCAATATCTGGAATCATTTATGCTGTTTAAAAACATATAG
- a CDS encoding carboxypeptidase-like regulatory domain-containing protein, translating to MKRLANLFLLATLFLSLFQCTPYQPEGQGVVGTITWIEGNQMPKIGDEKEEDASEVLVKRKVQVYPITNISDVKVENGLITGIATEMVKEVTSDEEGKYALDLSPGRYTVVTVEEDGLFANIFDGEGNIQPVTIKENEWVLLDILINYKAVY from the coding sequence ATGAAACGACTTGCTAACCTATTCTTACTTGCTACTCTATTTTTGAGTTTGTTTCAATGCACTCCCTACCAACCCGAAGGGCAAGGGGTCGTGGGCACCATCACCTGGATAGAAGGAAATCAAATGCCTAAAATTGGTGATGAGAAAGAAGAAGATGCAAGTGAGGTTTTGGTAAAAAGGAAAGTTCAAGTGTATCCAATAACGAATATCTCTGATGTAAAAGTTGAGAATGGCTTAATCACCGGTATTGCTACTGAGATGGTTAAAGAAGTTACTTCAGATGAAGAAGGGAAGTATGCCTTAGACTTAAGTCCTGGTAGATATACCGTTGTAACGGTAGAAGAGGATGGATTATTTGCCAACATTTTTGATGGAGAGGGAAATATACAGCCTGTTACCATTAAGGAGAATGAGTGGGTTTTGCTAGATATCCTGATCAATTACAAGGCGGTGTATTAA
- a CDS encoding RNA polymerase sigma factor: MFSRTNFSTETGIIQGCLKGDRSAQRHLYDTYSGKFLAICIRYLKDREHAEDVMIEGFMKIFEKLSQYQHKGSFEGWMKRIIVTQALMTLRSNRHLMMEVNMENESQFEDQNYELTHLETQELLEMVKSLPVGYRTVFNLYAIEGYSHQEIADLLGISVSTSKSQLNRARNVLKEKIASLTPNERRNNG; the protein is encoded by the coding sequence ATGTTCAGCAGAACCAATTTTTCTACCGAAACAGGAATAATACAAGGTTGCCTAAAAGGCGATCGGTCAGCCCAGCGTCACCTGTATGATACCTATTCGGGAAAATTCTTGGCCATCTGCATCCGATACCTAAAAGATCGGGAACATGCAGAGGATGTGATGATAGAAGGCTTCATGAAGATCTTTGAAAAACTTTCCCAGTATCAACACAAAGGAAGTTTTGAAGGATGGATGAAGCGGATCATTGTCACCCAGGCTCTCATGACATTAAGAAGCAATAGGCACTTGATGATGGAAGTAAACATGGAGAATGAATCTCAGTTTGAGGATCAAAACTATGAGCTAACTCATCTCGAAACCCAAGAGCTACTGGAAATGGTCAAAAGTCTCCCTGTGGGATACCGAACAGTCTTCAACTTGTATGCAATAGAAGGCTACTCACACCAGGAAATCGCAGACCTACTTGGAATCAGCGTAAGTACTTCCAAATCTCAGCTCAACAGGGCCCGAAATGTCTTAAAAGAAAAAATTGCCAGTCTAACACCAAATGAAAGGAGAAACAATGGCTAA
- a CDS encoding DUF4097 family beta strand repeat-containing protein: MKTLYLKFSPLMVAMLLFASAAFAQEVIVDTNKTYSNISKVEVSGGWLDVSYDGRSGTDVDVQAYLESNNSDQDIIFVTVGDVLKISYEKSSRNSSWGNNRNKGFIKISGPMAMELDIRNSSGTISVDGVTNDETNLRVSSGKISASNIIGDLRVKASSGNLVLDEIDGDVVAGVTSGNADISNVSGNVDYESTSGSLEAENVDGELSASLTSGNAKLNNIGSLGSLKFTSGNIRASNSGLSGNTRFNGTSGSFKIQSPTDLKSLNFSLRASSGRLKVGGINTGRNLEIDNGNSEWVKGSISSGNITIEN; this comes from the coding sequence ATGAAAACACTTTATTTAAAATTTAGCCCTCTTATGGTTGCCATGCTATTATTTGCATCTGCAGCCTTTGCCCAAGAGGTGATCGTCGACACCAATAAAACTTATTCTAATATCAGTAAGGTAGAAGTGAGTGGGGGATGGCTTGATGTAAGCTATGATGGAAGATCTGGTACTGATGTGGATGTTCAGGCTTATTTAGAGTCCAATAACAGCGACCAAGACATCATTTTTGTGACAGTAGGCGATGTATTGAAAATCTCTTACGAAAAAAGTAGCCGAAATAGCTCATGGGGAAACAACAGAAACAAGGGCTTTATTAAAATCTCTGGTCCAATGGCAATGGAATTGGATATCAGAAACAGCTCAGGAACCATCAGCGTTGATGGGGTAACCAATGATGAAACGAACCTTCGTGTCAGCTCAGGAAAAATATCCGCTTCAAACATCATAGGTGACCTTCGAGTGAAAGCTAGTTCTGGAAATTTGGTTCTGGATGAAATTGATGGTGATGTAGTAGCAGGCGTAACATCTGGAAATGCTGATATTTCAAATGTATCTGGAAACGTAGATTATGAATCAACTAGTGGATCGTTAGAAGCAGAAAATGTAGATGGAGAGTTGAGTGCTTCACTAACTTCTGGTAATGCCAAATTAAATAACATTGGCTCTTTAGGTTCTCTAAAATTCACTTCTGGAAACATTAGAGCTTCCAATTCCGGACTATCTGGCAATACAAGATTCAACGGTACTTCTGGTTCATTTAAGATTCAGAGTCCAACAGATCTAAAGTCTTTGAATTTTTCTCTTAGAGCATCTTCCGGACGCTTGAAAGTGGGAGGAATAAACACAGGCAGAAACCTTGAAATAGATAATGGTAATTCCGAATGGGTGAAAGGCTCTATTTCATCGGGAAACATAACTATAGAAAACTAA
- a CDS encoding ferredoxin--NADP reductase, which translates to MFNLFKKKKEAPKKPSYLPLKVREVVKETADTVSIYFEQPDPYLDYKPGQFLTLVMDFEGKEQRRSYSLCTSPYVDPFPGISVKRVPGGLFSNFLNEKIHPGKTLNVLKPLGNFTTDFHSKNQKHFFLIGGGSGITPLMGILKSVIANEPKSKVTLLYCSRHEEHIIFKKELDALEEKYEQLTVIHNLSQPTEAWTGLKGRLTRETISDFVKKAEAEGEFQTEYFICGPEGILETSIEVLDSLTIDSSKVHKESFYSAAAEAAQHESHEGALTRDVTILLEGEEHLVSVAPDTTILEAGLDKNLNMPFSCQSGLCTACRGKLISGEVKMDEDAGLSENEIKEGYVLCCVGRPQTSDVKISIE; encoded by the coding sequence ATGTTCAATTTATTTAAGAAAAAGAAAGAGGCACCTAAGAAACCTTCTTACTTGCCACTTAAAGTGAGGGAGGTAGTAAAAGAAACAGCTGATACTGTCAGTATATATTTTGAACAGCCAGATCCATATCTGGACTATAAACCCGGTCAGTTTTTGACCTTGGTTATGGATTTTGAGGGTAAGGAGCAACGGAGATCTTATAGTCTGTGTACTTCTCCTTATGTAGACCCTTTTCCTGGGATTTCAGTAAAACGCGTTCCAGGAGGTTTATTTTCCAACTTTTTAAATGAAAAAATTCATCCTGGTAAAACATTGAATGTTTTAAAGCCACTGGGGAATTTCACGACAGATTTTCATTCAAAAAATCAAAAACACTTCTTCCTTATCGGCGGAGGTAGTGGTATCACTCCTTTGATGGGAATTCTTAAGTCAGTTATAGCGAATGAGCCTAAATCCAAGGTTACTTTGCTCTATTGTAGCCGACATGAGGAACATATCATTTTTAAGAAGGAATTGGATGCTTTGGAGGAAAAGTATGAACAACTGACAGTAATTCATAACCTGAGTCAGCCAACAGAGGCTTGGACCGGGTTGAAAGGCCGTCTTACTAGAGAAACCATTTCTGATTTTGTGAAAAAGGCTGAGGCAGAAGGAGAATTTCAGACTGAATATTTCATCTGTGGCCCTGAAGGGATTTTAGAAACATCCATAGAGGTTTTGGACTCTTTAACTATTGATTCTTCCAAGGTTCATAAAGAGAGCTTTTATTCAGCGGCAGCAGAGGCCGCTCAGCATGAAAGCCATGAAGGTGCCTTGACCAGAGATGTGACAATTTTATTGGAAGGGGAGGAGCATTTGGTGTCTGTAGCTCCTGACACGACAATTCTGGAAGCTGGCTTGGACAAGAACCTCAATATGCCATTTAGTTGCCAAAGTGGTCTATGCACTGCTTGTAGAGGTAAGCTGATAAGCGGGGAAGTGAAAATGGATGAGGATGCTGGCCTTAGCGAAAATGAAATTAAGGAAGGATATGTGCTTTGCTGTGTAGGGAGACCTCAAACCAGTGACGTGAAAATCAGCATCGAATAG
- the purB gene encoding adenylosuccinate lyase, whose translation MELNALTAVTSVDGRYAGKTAPLRAYFSEFALIKYRVHVEVEYFIALCELPLPQLKDFDKSLFSDLRLIVDKFSLEDAEKIKATERITNHDVKAVEYFLKEKFDLLGLEPFKEFIHFGLTSQDINNTSTPLMMKAGMQEVILPQLEAVMLKLEQKAESWKAVPMLAKTHGQPASPTRLGKEINVFVVRIEKQLELLNQIPYTAKFGGATGNMNAHQVAYPEIVWNEFAVKFVKDYLGLVRSFPTTQIEHYDNLAALFDGLKRINTILLDLAKDVWQYVAMNYFKQKIKAGEIGSSAMPHKVNPIDFENAEGNLGIANALLEHLSAKLPISRLQRDLTDSTVLRVIGVPLGHMVIALESLAKGLDKLELNEAAIHADLDDNWAVVAEAIQTVLRREAFPKPYEALKDLTRTNTKITETSIREFISNLPISDELKAELNQITPFNYTGI comes from the coding sequence ATGGAATTAAATGCACTGACTGCGGTCACCTCTGTGGATGGACGCTATGCTGGCAAAACTGCCCCTCTAAGAGCTTATTTTTCTGAATTCGCCCTGATAAAATATAGAGTTCATGTGGAAGTCGAATACTTTATCGCCCTATGTGAATTGCCTTTACCGCAATTAAAAGATTTTGATAAGAGTCTATTTTCAGACTTGAGATTAATTGTGGATAAATTCTCACTGGAAGATGCAGAAAAGATCAAAGCCACTGAGCGTATCACCAATCACGATGTAAAAGCAGTTGAATATTTCCTTAAGGAAAAATTTGACCTTTTGGGATTAGAGCCATTCAAAGAGTTTATTCATTTTGGTCTGACTTCTCAGGATATCAATAACACCTCCACGCCTCTGATGATGAAAGCAGGAATGCAGGAGGTAATTCTTCCACAGCTGGAGGCAGTTATGTTAAAACTAGAGCAAAAAGCTGAATCTTGGAAGGCCGTGCCTATGCTTGCAAAAACTCATGGGCAACCGGCATCTCCCACGCGTTTAGGTAAAGAAATCAATGTTTTTGTAGTGAGAATTGAAAAGCAGTTAGAACTATTAAATCAAATTCCTTACACTGCAAAGTTTGGTGGTGCCACAGGAAATATGAATGCACACCAGGTAGCCTATCCAGAAATTGTCTGGAATGAATTTGCTGTCAAGTTTGTCAAAGATTATTTAGGATTGGTTCGTAGTTTTCCAACTACCCAAATCGAACATTACGATAATTTAGCTGCTCTTTTTGACGGCCTTAAGCGCATCAACACCATTCTTCTCGATCTTGCAAAAGATGTATGGCAGTACGTCGCCATGAATTATTTCAAACAAAAGATCAAAGCTGGAGAAATTGGTTCTTCTGCAATGCCTCATAAGGTCAACCCAATTGATTTTGAAAATGCTGAAGGGAATCTAGGTATTGCCAATGCACTTTTAGAGCACTTATCAGCCAAATTACCTATCAGTAGACTTCAGCGTGACTTGACCGATAGTACTGTTTTAAGAGTGATAGGTGTACCTCTTGGTCATATGGTGATTGCATTGGAATCGCTGGCCAAAGGACTTGACAAATTAGAACTTAATGAAGCGGCAATCCACGCCGACCTAGATGACAACTGGGCTGTGGTCGCAGAAGCTATTCAAACAGTTTTGAGAAGGGAAGCTTTCCCAAAACCCTACGAAGCTTTAAAAGACCTGACAAGGACCAATACAAAAATCACAGAGACTTCCATCCGAGAATTTATTTCCAACTTACCCATTTCGGATGAGCTGAAAGCTGAATTAAACCAAATCACCCCCTTTAATTACACAGGGATTTAA
- a CDS encoding GNAT family N-acetyltransferase, which produces MIKTLRTDSTNSDFQKLVEKLDAYLAEIDGEETAFYSQYNKIDSLKSAVVIFENEKAVACGAFKKLNENSVEIKRMYTEKSARGKGFARKVLSELEVWAKEVGFESCVLETGKRQPDAVALYHKCGYQVIPNYGQYKGVENSLCFEKKI; this is translated from the coding sequence ATGATCAAAACGCTCCGTACAGATTCCACGAATTCAGACTTTCAAAAACTAGTCGAAAAACTAGATGCCTATCTGGCAGAGATTGACGGAGAAGAAACCGCTTTTTATTCCCAGTATAATAAAATTGACAGCTTAAAGAGTGCCGTAGTCATTTTTGAAAATGAAAAAGCTGTTGCCTGCGGGGCATTTAAGAAACTGAATGAAAACTCGGTGGAAATAAAAAGAATGTACACCGAAAAATCGGCCCGAGGAAAGGGATTTGCAAGAAAGGTTTTATCGGAGCTTGAAGTTTGGGCCAAAGAAGTTGGCTTTGAATCCTGCGTATTGGAAACCGGCAAGAGACAGCCAGATGCTGTTGCTCTTTACCATAAATGCGGCTACCAAGTCATCCCTAATTATGGACAATACAAGGGAGTTGAAAATAGTCTTTGTTTCGAGAAAAAAATCTGA
- a CDS encoding MmcQ/YjbR family DNA-binding protein: MATLELFRSICMILPRVEEVKHFEIISFRVKKRVFATIDPKQDKASLKFSLEDQTTFGLIDKSMIYPVPNKWGKEGWTTVELKKVNIDLLKELLSTAYQTVITSEQG; this comes from the coding sequence ATGGCCACATTAGAACTTTTTAGATCCATTTGCATGATTTTACCTCGAGTGGAAGAGGTTAAACACTTTGAGATAATTTCTTTTCGGGTAAAAAAAAGAGTTTTTGCTACCATTGACCCTAAACAGGACAAAGCTTCATTAAAATTTAGTTTAGAAGATCAGACAACATTTGGGCTTATCGATAAATCCATGATTTACCCAGTCCCTAATAAATGGGGAAAGGAGGGCTGGACAACTGTGGAGCTAAAAAAAGTAAATATTGACTTATTGAAAGAACTATTATCCACAGCATATCAGACAGTTATAACTTCCGAACAAGGTTAG
- a CDS encoding DUF1801 domain-containing protein, protein MVLKDIEQFFFRQPEPNQSCFLALRNLILAHDPAITETVKYSMPCFCYLKKALCYLWLDKKSQEPYILFVDGKALQHPMLESGDRAKMKILRIDPEKDLPKELISEILLEAISVRQIAK, encoded by the coding sequence ATGGTACTAAAAGACATTGAGCAATTCTTTTTTAGGCAACCTGAGCCGAATCAAAGTTGCTTTTTGGCTTTGAGAAATTTGATATTAGCTCATGATCCCGCGATCACTGAAACCGTCAAATACAGCATGCCTTGCTTTTGCTATTTAAAAAAGGCTTTATGCTACCTCTGGCTGGATAAGAAATCACAAGAGCCATACATCCTTTTTGTAGATGGAAAAGCGCTTCAGCACCCTATGTTAGAGTCCGGAGATCGGGCTAAAATGAAGATACTTAGAATCGACCCTGAAAAGGACCTCCCAAAGGAATTAATATCGGAAATCCTATTAGAAGCAATAAGCGTCCGTCAAATAGCTAAGTGA